CGATATATCAATATATATTTACAGCATATGGAAGACCACAATGGGTTTTTAGGGGGATTTTGCGGTGAATGAGGCAAGCGTATGGTCAAAATTGAAAATGAATGCAAAGAACGGAAAATCACTATCGCTGCAAAGCAAGTATTCGCTTGTTATTTTGGCAATTGCTATTGTACCTCTGCTTGGTGTCACGATCTTTTTCATGCAATATTTCGGGGGTGTGACCAGAGACGACAGTGAGGAGCTCGCCCAGAATATTCTGGAGATGAATACCACACGGATCGTAGAGTGGCTGAATACGCGGACATCTGCGGTCCAGGAGCTGATTGCGCAGCATCCTGAATTCGATACCGCAAGACCGGATACTATTTTCCCTGTGGTCAAGGTACTGGAAGAGAGCGATACGCAGTCCGAAGGCTACAGTGTCATTAACAAGCAAGGCATTCTGGCTAATTCCCTTAAGCTTACGGCGGATGTAGGCCAATCGGCATATTTCCTGCAGGCCAAGAAGAGTCTTGCCCCGGCGGTAGCGGAGATGTCTTATCTGGAGCAGCTCAGTAAATATATTATCCCGGTATTCGTTCCGGTCGTGGACAAGGACAAGCAGTTTGGCGGCGGCATCGCCTTCTCGGTGACACCGGACATTCTGATGGAGATGGGCAAAAACATCCACGTGGGCGATACCGGCTACGGATACGTGATCTCGGGCAAGGGGGATTATTACGCCTACTCCGAGACCGAGCGGATCGGCAAGAATATCGCGGATTATGCCAAGACAACGGAGATGAAGCAAGCCGTAGAGCATATTCTCGGCAAGGAAGCGGGCTCGGAGGCCTACAAGGGAGAAGACGGCAAACAGGTGATTACCTATTTCCGTACCGTCCCGGGCACAGACTGGAAGCTGCTGATTACGGTTCCCAAAAGCGAGATTACCGCCAAAGTCACCTCAGCCCAGCGGATATCCACATTGTTCATTGTAATCATCATTCTGGCGGTCATTGCCGTGGCCTTGTATCTGACCCGTCTGATTGTGAAGCCGATTGCAGCAATCTCCGGGGTGATGAAGAAAGTGGCGGACGGCCAGCTCAGCGAACGGGTAACCGTACGTTCCAGTGATGAGATTGGCCAGATGAGCCAGAGTATTAATGATATGATCGGATCCTTGTCCGGCATTGTCGGTAAAATCGATGCTACAGTGGCGCAGGTCGCTGTATCTGCAGAAGGGGTGCTGAACTACGCCAGCCAATCCTCCAATACGTCGGCAGAAATTGAGACGGTGGCCCAGGAAGTCGCCCATGGAATGGGAGAGCAGTTCAAGGGATCGGAGCAGGCGGCCAGAGCTACGGAGGAGATGGCGATCGGGCTGCAGCGGATTGCGGAATCCTCTGTTAATGTGTCCGACCAAGCGGAGACGGTCAGCACTGAGGTCGAGAACGGCTACGTGGAGATTCAATCCACACTTAAGCAAATGACTGTAATTAGCGGCGCAGCGGAGGAGACCTCGGCTCTGATCAGTAATCTGAGCGGGCAATCCGAACAGATTGGGCAGATTATCGATGTGATCTCGGAAATCTCCAATCAGACGGGCCTGTTATCCCTCAATGCGTCGATTGAAGCGGCCAGAGCAGGCGAGCACGGGCGCGGGTTCGGCGTGGTAGCGAATGAAGTGAAGAAGCTGGCGGAGCGCACGAACAGTGCCATTGTGAACATTGTGGAGCTGATCCGTCAGATTCAGGAATCCACCAGAGCGGCCGAGGTCTCTATGGAGAAGAGTATTGCTGAGATCGGCGACGGGATGGGTAAAATGCAAAACGTAGGCACCTCCTTCGACCATATCCGCTCGTCCATCCGTGAGGTATCGGTTCAAATTCAGGACGTCTCTGCCGTCAATGAGCAGATGTCCGCCGGGACAGAGGAGATTACAGCCTCCATCTCCGATATGCTGATCATTGCCAGAGATTCTGCCGAGAGTGCCGAGATGGTGGCGGAGGCTTCCACCGAGCAGCGGAATCTGATGGGCCAGGTCGTAACCTCAGCCGAATCCCTCAACCAGCTAATGAGCGAATTGCGCAGCGAGATCGAGAAGTTTCAATAATATCAGGTAAAATAATCGTAAACACCCCTCTGCCGCACAGGTTACTGTGTATAGCAGAGGGGTGTTTGCTGTAAGGCTGTGCTGTTAAGCTTAGTGCTGCTCCTCCAGCGTGAGGCTATCTATTCCCGCGCGGATGATGCTGCAGGAGGCAGTGAATTTGGCCATCTCCGTATCGCTGAGGTTCAGCTCCAGCAATTCCTGAATACCGCTGCTGCCGATAATGGCCGGCACTCCGGCACATACGCCGCTTTGTCCGTATTCCCCGTCCAGGATGGCGGAGACGGCGATGATTTTGTGTTCGTCATTCAGAATGGAGCGGGTGATGTAGGCGAGCGCACTGCCGATCCCGAAGTGAGTTGAGCCCTTGCGCGTAAAAATCTCCCAGCCTGCATCCTTCGTCTTGCGGGCGATATCCATAAGGTCCAGGCTGCTGAAGCGCTCGCGGTGCTGCTCCATAATCTGCAGAATCGGCTTGCCGCCGATCGTCACATGGGACCAGGCCACGAACTGCGACTCTCCGTGCTCGCCAAGGGCGTAGCCGTTGACGCTGCGCGGATCAATCGTGAACACCTCCGACAGCAGTGTTTTCAGCCGGGAAGAGTCGATGGAGGTACCTGTGCCGATTACCCGGTGCCGCGGCAGGCCGGAGATCTGCCAGACCATATAAGTGACAATATCTACAGGGTTCGCAGCGACGACGAAGATCCCATCGAAGCCGCCTGCCATAATCTCGGTGATAATCTCCCGGGTAATTACAGCAGCGGCATCCAGTACATCCAGCCGGGTCTGCCCGGGCTTGGGATTGGCGCCAGCCGTCAGAATGACGACATCCATCCCCGCGCAGTCGCTGGCGGTGCCGGCATAGACCTTGGTGCGTGTTCCGGTGAAGTCCATGCAGTGCGAGAGATCAAGCGCTTGTGCCATGGCCCGGTCGTAGGTGCGGTCGATCATCATGATCTCATCGCATATAGCCTGATTCACCATGGAATAGGCAACGCTTGAGCCGACCATGCCGGAGCCGACGATTGCCACTTTTCTCGATT
This genomic interval from Paenibacillus sp. FSL H8-0332 contains the following:
- a CDS encoding methyl-accepting chemotaxis protein, which translates into the protein MNAKNGKSLSLQSKYSLVILAIAIVPLLGVTIFFMQYFGGVTRDDSEELAQNILEMNTTRIVEWLNTRTSAVQELIAQHPEFDTARPDTIFPVVKVLEESDTQSEGYSVINKQGILANSLKLTADVGQSAYFLQAKKSLAPAVAEMSYLEQLSKYIIPVFVPVVDKDKQFGGGIAFSVTPDILMEMGKNIHVGDTGYGYVISGKGDYYAYSETERIGKNIADYAKTTEMKQAVEHILGKEAGSEAYKGEDGKQVITYFRTVPGTDWKLLITVPKSEITAKVTSAQRISTLFIVIIILAVIAVALYLTRLIVKPIAAISGVMKKVADGQLSERVTVRSSDEIGQMSQSINDMIGSLSGIVGKIDATVAQVAVSAEGVLNYASQSSNTSAEIETVAQEVAHGMGEQFKGSEQAARATEEMAIGLQRIAESSVNVSDQAETVSTEVENGYVEIQSTLKQMTVISGAAEETSALISNLSGQSEQIGQIIDVISEISNQTGLLSLNASIEAARAGEHGRGFGVVANEVKKLAERTNSAIVNIVELIRQIQESTRAAEVSMEKSIAEIGDGMGKMQNVGTSFDHIRSSIREVSVQIQDVSAVNEQMSAGTEEITASISDMLIIARDSAESAEMVAEASTEQRNLMGQVVTSAESLNQLMSELRSEIEKFQ
- a CDS encoding L-lactate dehydrogenase gives rise to the protein MKSKSRKVAIVGSGMVGSSVAYSMVNQAICDEIMMIDRTYDRAMAQALDLSHCMDFTGTRTKVYAGTASDCAGMDVVILTAGANPKPGQTRLDVLDAAAVITREIITEIMAGGFDGIFVVAANPVDIVTYMVWQISGLPRHRVIGTGTSIDSSRLKTLLSEVFTIDPRSVNGYALGEHGESQFVAWSHVTIGGKPILQIMEQHRERFSSLDLMDIARKTKDAGWEIFTRKGSTHFGIGSALAYITRSILNDEHKIIAVSAILDGEYGQSGVCAGVPAIIGSSGIQELLELNLSDTEMAKFTASCSIIRAGIDSLTLEEQH